Proteins co-encoded in one Hyla sarda isolate aHylSar1 chromosome 4, aHylSar1.hap1, whole genome shotgun sequence genomic window:
- the LOC130367193 gene encoding olfactory receptor 11L1-like: MFQQNVSMLNAIHLLGFNNSQDLNYLLFAILLLIYCMTLCGNLLLVTLVVYSSDLHRPMYFFLTQLSIADLLLTTDIVPILLHTLLHKVGTISLGGCFTQFYIFACSECSECLLLTVMSYDRYLAICNPLHYTTIMNHNLCLKLAIMSWLLSLSLAMADIATTSMLEFCGSNTIDHFFCDLFPLLELSCSDISSVLLKIQFIAAPVLVCPFLIVIISYSCIIYVILKIPSATGRQKTFSTCSSHLIVVSIFYGTLFGVYILPTKGQSLNITKLLSLLYTVGTPLLNPVIYSLRNAQILKAFSTFRSYALQKIHQMAAF; encoded by the coding sequence atgttTCAACAAAATGTTTCAATGCTTAATGCGATTCATCTTTTGGGATTCAATAACTCACAAGAtctaaattatttattatttgctATTCTCCTCCTGATCTACTGTATGACGTTATGTGGAAATCTCCTCTTGGTGACTttggtagtatacagcagtgatcTCCACCGGCCCATGTACTTTTTCCTGACACAGTTGTCCATAGCGGACCTCTTACTGACCACAGATATCGTCCCTATATTGCTCCACACTCTACTTCATAAAGTTGGGACCATTTCTTTGGGAGGCTGCTTTACACAATTTTACATATTTGCCTGCTCTGAGTGTTCAGAGTGTCTTCTCCTAACGGTGATGTCTTATGACAGATATTTGGCCATTTGTAACCCCTTACATTACACCACCATCATGAACCATAATTTATGTCTGAAACTGGCTATCATGAGTTGGTTGTTAAGTTTATCATTAGCGATGGCTGACATAGCAACAACATCCATGTTAGAATTTTGTGGATCGAATACAATTGACCACTTCTTCTGTGACCTGTTTCCATTACTTGAACTATCATGTTCAGATATCAGTAGCGTCCTACTGAAAATTCAGTTCATAGCTGCCCCTGTTCTTGTCTGCCCATTTTTAATAGTCATTATATCCTATAGTTGTATCATCTATGTCATCCTAAAGATTCCTTCAGCTACCGGTAGACAGAAAAccttctccacctgtagctccCACCTCATTGTGGTCTCCATATTCTATGGGACATTATTTGGTGTTTATATTCTTCCAACTAAAGGACAATCATTGAATATTACAAAACTCTTGTCATTGCTGTACACCGTTGGGACTCCACTGCTGAACCCCGTAATATACAGTCTAAGAAACGCACAAATCCTTAAAGCATTCAGTACCTTTAGGAGCTATGCCTTACAGAAAATACATCAAATGGCTGCATTTTGA